A part of Limihaloglobus sulfuriphilus genomic DNA contains:
- a CDS encoding ROK family transcriptional regulator produces MTNVPLDLKAIGIRNEHLVLCMLSRYGRMSQTQLRRRTKLSVSTLSYIISRLRSKQLINESKGSSSSRGPKPMIISINPRGAFILGVDISPNSLRIGLFDFEVELVESKLIRLDNNEPEHVCSQIASCAFGLLSGNSIDPQSVLGIGVGLSGTIKSDGSVELSSPMGWKSVPVKEMLQSRFCFPVSMFTTRTRLLAETESSGAGDKNVMYVNVGSGVGSHIISDGRLLRGATDNAGEIGHIVIDPDGPECGCGNFGCLETFISGPAIARRIRHDIENGVNTSLSERCDDNMLPESIIAELALAVKSRDRYSIRLQSDIAEQLASAVAVAINFYDPQKIILGGYVALQCFDAMKEAIFSAIKTEVYDSTARQITIVPAKAGEDALVIGCARAVLEEKMAF; encoded by the coding sequence ATGACAAATGTACCGCTGGATTTAAAAGCCATAGGCATTCGCAACGAACACCTCGTTCTATGTATGCTCAGCCGCTACGGGCGTATGAGCCAGACCCAGCTGCGCCGTCGGACAAAGCTGAGCGTCTCAACATTAAGCTATATAATTTCACGGCTTAGAAGCAAACAGCTGATAAACGAGTCAAAAGGTTCCAGCAGCTCCCGCGGGCCAAAACCGATGATAATAAGCATCAATCCCCGAGGGGCGTTTATTCTCGGCGTTGATATCAGCCCGAACTCGCTTCGGATAGGGTTGTTCGATTTTGAGGTAGAGCTTGTAGAATCAAAGCTGATCCGCCTTGATAACAACGAGCCCGAGCATGTCTGCTCCCAGATTGCAAGCTGTGCTTTTGGACTGCTCAGCGGTAACAGCATCGATCCGCAAAGTGTTCTGGGGATTGGAGTAGGGCTTAGCGGCACAATCAAATCTGACGGCTCGGTAGAACTCTCAAGCCCGATGGGCTGGAAAAGCGTGCCCGTAAAAGAGATGCTGCAAAGCCGCTTTTGTTTCCCGGTATCGATGTTTACAACACGTACCCGTCTGCTGGCAGAGACAGAGTCTTCCGGCGCGGGCGACAAAAACGTAATGTATGTAAATGTAGGCAGCGGAGTGGGTTCTCATATTATCTCGGACGGGCGGCTGCTTAGAGGGGCAACCGACAATGCCGGCGAAATCGGCCATATTGTAATAGATCCGGACGGCCCCGAGTGCGGCTGCGGCAATTTCGGCTGCCTGGAGACGTTTATAAGCGGACCGGCCATTGCACGGCGCATAAGGCACGACATAGAAAATGGTGTAAATACTTCTCTGTCAGAGAGATGCGATGATAATATGCTGCCCGAGAGTATTATAGCAGAGCTGGCCCTGGCAGTAAAGAGCCGCGACCGCTACTCGATCAGGCTCCAGAGCGATATTGCCGAACAGCTCGCCTCGGCGGTTGCCGTCGCGATAAACTTTTATGATCCGCAGAAAATAATTCTCGGCGGATATGTCGCTCTGCAGTGCTTTGATGCTATGAAAGAAGCTATATTCTCCGCGATAAAAACCGAGGTTTACGACAGCACGGCACGTCAGATAACGATTGTTCCGGCCAAAGCAGGGGAAGATGCTCTCGTAATCGGCTGTGCCAGGGCGGTCTTAGAAGAGAAGATGGCATTTTAA
- the gltB gene encoding glutamate synthase large subunit, translating to MNRLPENQGLYDRRFEHDACGVGAVINIDGNAEHKVVEQAKTLLVNLHHRGAAGADEVTGDGAGILMQMPYSFFAAELAKLGMDVPAKEHFAAAMVFLPKQEQLRDKCLELISSTITAGGVELVGRRDVPVSRGCLGEIALSAEPHIAQIFMSLNQDDAAARERKLYIIRRRCEKLIAEKLPEAKEDFYICSMSSNTICYKGMFMADQLFSYYPDLADEEMKTAIAIVHQRYSTNTFPSWPLAHPFRCIAHNGEINTLSGNRNHMMSRENRMSCELFGDEISDIVPVLDPEASDSACFDMCLEMLCKAGRSMPHAMMMMVPEAFGPSYHISIDKRAFYEYHASILEPWDGPAAILFTDGTIFGGTLDRNGLRPCRYVVTDENTVIIGSEVGVIDLPPEKIRRKGRLQPGKMFLVDTSEKRIITDNEIKAKIARRRSYRRWLNDNRIELRGLFDSSKSVTVPPEIIYKHLRCFGYTAEELRMILAPMAANGQEPVGSMGNDAALAVLSDQPKSIFNYFKQMFAQVTNPPIDPLREGLVMSLMSYVGKKRNLLSETPEHCRQLRIPHPVLTNEDMKRLRDAHRDDFRVVTLPALFDPRGERPQKSLQAALDELVESASREIRENNVSIIIVSDRGVSEDKAPIPALLACSALNKGLLKNRLRGEAGIIIESGEPREVNHFCLLCGYGADAVNPYLALETLTELQNKSIVDSGIDPDKMIDNYIAAVKKGILKTISKMGISTLRSYRSAQLFEAVGLNRELVDKYFAGTVSRIQGIGLAELAAEAVKRHSDGFKVRREMEPQLDFGGEYYYRDKGQKHMWTPTAIANMQKAVRQNDKAAFREFCDEMNDYHRTLCTLRSMFEFKPGKKIDISEVEPAEDIIKRFCTGAMSHGSISKEAHECMAIAMNRIGAMSNTGEGGEDVERYQPEKNGDSKNCAIKQVASGRFGVTINYLAHAKEIQIKMAQGAKPGEGGHLPGHKVTDEIAKLRYSTPGVSLISPPPHHDIYSIEDLAQLIYDLKCSNPGVKVSVKLVSEVGVGTIAAGVAKGNADEVLISGGDGGSGATPLSSIKHAGIPWELGLAETQQVLIMNGLRERIRVQTDGQLRTGRDVVIAAMLGADQYGFGTSALVALGCVLMRKCHLGTCPAGIATQNKELRCCFAGKPEHLVNYMMLVAQDIRKILAELGFSKLEDIIGRVDLLETTKAIQHWKARGLDFSAILRRPEIKEGRLPRLAGKQADKLKDHIDWLLIDKAKAALEKAEPVIIEEKIRNQNRTAGAILSNRVVKKYGLDGLPDNTIDITFHGSAGQSFGAFLAKGITLRLIGDSNDYLGKGLSGGRIIVKIPQGSRFRANENIIVGNTLLYGATGGEVFINGVAGERFAVRNSGAAAVVEGVGDHGCEYMTNGVVVVLGSTGRNFAAGMSGGVAYVFDELQLFDTLCNLDMVDLESVWHDEDKTLLKNMITRHYEETGSQQARYILDSWRDMVGRFVKIMPVDYRKALERLKNRDQRSNDNSPATEEVYNNG from the coding sequence ATGAATAGATTACCAGAAAACCAGGGTCTCTATGACCGCAGGTTTGAACATGACGCCTGCGGGGTAGGTGCCGTTATAAACATCGACGGAAACGCCGAACACAAGGTCGTTGAACAGGCCAAGACGCTGCTCGTAAATCTGCATCACCGCGGAGCCGCCGGTGCTGATGAGGTTACCGGCGACGGCGCTGGAATACTTATGCAGATGCCGTACAGCTTCTTTGCCGCTGAGCTGGCAAAGCTGGGCATGGACGTGCCGGCAAAGGAACACTTCGCCGCGGCAATGGTATTTTTGCCCAAACAGGAGCAGTTGCGTGATAAATGTCTCGAGCTTATCAGCTCAACAATAACCGCCGGCGGAGTCGAGCTTGTCGGCCGGCGTGATGTGCCGGTATCCCGCGGCTGTCTGGGGGAGATTGCCCTTTCGGCTGAACCGCATATAGCACAGATATTTATGTCGCTCAATCAGGATGACGCGGCGGCGAGAGAGCGTAAACTTTATATAATACGCCGGCGCTGCGAGAAGCTCATAGCAGAAAAACTGCCCGAGGCAAAAGAAGATTTCTATATCTGCTCAATGTCATCGAATACAATCTGCTACAAGGGTATGTTTATGGCTGATCAGCTGTTTTCGTATTACCCTGACCTGGCTGATGAGGAGATGAAAACCGCGATAGCAATCGTGCATCAGAGATACAGCACCAATACGTTCCCGAGCTGGCCGCTGGCGCATCCGTTCCGGTGTATCGCCCATAACGGTGAGATTAACACGCTCAGCGGCAATCGAAACCACATGATGAGCCGCGAAAACCGCATGAGCTGCGAGCTTTTCGGTGATGAGATAAGCGATATCGTGCCGGTTCTTGATCCGGAGGCGAGCGACTCTGCGTGCTTTGATATGTGTCTTGAGATGCTGTGCAAAGCCGGCCGGAGTATGCCGCACGCGATGATGATGATGGTGCCCGAGGCTTTTGGTCCGTCGTATCATATAAGTATAGACAAAAGAGCGTTTTATGAATATCATGCTTCAATCCTGGAACCCTGGGACGGGCCGGCGGCTATTCTGTTTACAGACGGCACAATCTTCGGCGGAACCCTTGACCGCAACGGGCTGCGTCCGTGCCGCTATGTTGTAACAGACGAAAATACCGTCATAATCGGCAGTGAGGTTGGAGTTATAGATCTGCCGCCGGAGAAGATACGCCGCAAGGGGCGTCTTCAGCCGGGGAAGATGTTCCTGGTTGACACGAGTGAAAAACGGATAATAACCGATAATGAGATAAAAGCAAAAATCGCCCGGCGGCGCTCATACCGCCGCTGGCTCAATGATAACCGCATTGAGCTTAGGGGGCTCTTCGATTCGTCGAAGTCAGTAACCGTTCCGCCCGAAATTATTTACAAGCACCTGCGCTGTTTCGGCTACACCGCCGAAGAGCTGCGTATGATTCTTGCCCCGATGGCGGCCAACGGCCAGGAGCCGGTAGGCTCTATGGGCAATGACGCGGCGCTGGCGGTGCTTTCTGATCAGCCCAAGAGTATTTTTAACTACTTCAAGCAGATGTTCGCCCAGGTTACCAACCCGCCGATAGATCCGCTGCGTGAGGGTCTCGTAATGTCGCTGATGAGTTATGTGGGCAAAAAGCGGAATCTTCTCAGCGAGACTCCAGAGCACTGCCGGCAGTTAAGGATACCGCATCCGGTTTTGACAAATGAAGATATGAAACGTCTGCGTGATGCGCACAGAGATGATTTCAGGGTTGTTACCCTGCCGGCACTGTTTGACCCGAGAGGCGAGCGGCCGCAGAAGTCTCTTCAAGCCGCTCTTGATGAGCTTGTGGAATCGGCGAGCAGAGAGATAAGAGAGAATAACGTATCAATTATAATAGTCAGTGACCGCGGCGTATCAGAGGATAAAGCCCCGATACCGGCTCTTCTGGCGTGTTCGGCTCTGAACAAAGGCCTTCTCAAAAACAGACTTCGAGGCGAGGCGGGTATAATAATCGAAAGCGGCGAGCCGCGTGAAGTGAACCATTTCTGCCTGCTTTGCGGTTATGGGGCCGATGCGGTTAACCCGTATTTGGCACTGGAAACCCTTACCGAGCTTCAAAACAAGAGCATAGTAGATTCTGGAATCGATCCGGATAAAATGATCGACAATTATATCGCGGCGGTAAAGAAAGGTATTCTAAAGACAATAAGCAAAATGGGTATCTCGACGCTTCGCAGCTATCGCAGCGCCCAGCTTTTTGAGGCGGTCGGCCTTAACAGAGAGCTTGTCGATAAATATTTTGCCGGCACAGTAAGCCGGATTCAGGGCATAGGCCTGGCAGAGCTTGCCGCGGAGGCGGTGAAGAGGCATTCGGACGGTTTTAAAGTCCGCAGAGAAATGGAGCCGCAGCTTGACTTCGGAGGTGAATACTATTACCGTGACAAGGGGCAGAAACATATGTGGACGCCCACTGCCATCGCGAATATGCAGAAAGCGGTTCGGCAGAATGACAAAGCGGCTTTCAGGGAGTTTTGTGATGAGATGAATGATTATCACAGGACTCTCTGCACTCTGCGTTCTATGTTTGAATTCAAGCCGGGCAAAAAAATTGACATCTCAGAAGTTGAACCGGCAGAAGATATCATAAAACGCTTCTGCACAGGTGCCATGAGCCACGGTTCTATCAGCAAAGAGGCGCATGAGTGCATGGCAATCGCCATGAACCGGATCGGTGCCATGAGCAACACCGGTGAAGGCGGTGAAGACGTTGAGCGGTATCAGCCGGAAAAGAACGGCGATTCAAAGAACTGCGCGATCAAGCAGGTCGCCAGCGGCAGATTCGGTGTAACAATAAACTACCTTGCCCACGCCAAAGAGATACAGATCAAGATGGCACAGGGCGCCAAGCCCGGTGAAGGCGGACACCTGCCCGGGCATAAGGTAACAGACGAGATCGCCAAACTTCGTTACTCCACGCCCGGCGTATCTCTGATATCTCCGCCGCCGCACCATGATATATATTCCATCGAAGATTTGGCACAGCTTATCTATGACCTCAAATGCAGCAACCCGGGTGTGAAGGTCTCGGTTAAGCTGGTAAGCGAGGTGGGCGTAGGCACTATCGCCGCGGGCGTTGCCAAAGGCAATGCCGACGAGGTATTGATTTCCGGCGGCGACGGCGGCTCGGGCGCAACTCCGCTTTCGTCTATCAAGCACGCCGGCATACCCTGGGAGCTCGGACTTGCAGAGACACAGCAGGTCTTGATCATGAACGGCCTGCGCGAGCGTATTCGAGTTCAAACCGACGGCCAGCTTCGCACCGGCCGCGATGTTGTTATAGCCGCGATGCTCGGCGCCGACCAGTACGGCTTCGGCACGTCCGCTCTTGTTGCCCTTGGATGTGTGCTTATGCGAAAGTGCCATCTGGGTACATGTCCGGCGGGTATCGCTACACAGAACAAGGAACTTCGCTGCTGTTTCGCCGGCAAACCAGAGCACCTGGTAAACTACATGATGCTTGTTGCCCAGGATATACGCAAGATTCTCGCTGAACTGGGATTCTCTAAGCTGGAAGATATAATCGGACGCGTTGATCTGCTTGAAACAACTAAAGCTATCCAGCACTGGAAGGCACGCGGGCTGGATTTTTCCGCGATCCTTCGCCGCCCGGAAATAAAAGAGGGCCGGCTGCCTCGTCTGGCAGGTAAACAGGCCGACAAACTCAAAGACCATATTGACTGGCTGCTCATCGATAAGGCAAAGGCCGCTCTGGAAAAAGCGGAACCGGTTATCATAGAAGAGAAAATACGTAACCAGAACAGGACCGCGGGTGCAATTCTGAGCAACAGGGTTGTAAAGAAATACGGTCTTGATGGTCTGCCGGATAACACGATTGATATAACTTTTCACGGCTCCGCCGGCCAGAGTTTCGGCGCGTTTCTTGCCAAAGGCATCACCCTGCGGCTTATCGGCGACTCCAACGATTATTTAGGCAAGGGGCTCTCGGGCGGGCGTATAATTGTCAAGATCCCGCAAGGCTCGCGTTTTAGAGCGAATGAGAATATCATCGTCGGCAATACTCTGCTCTACGGAGCGACCGGCGGCGAGGTGTTCATCAACGGCGTTGCCGGCGAGAGGTTTGCCGTGCGCAACAGCGGGGCCGCCGCGGTGGTGGAAGGCGTCGGCGATCACGGCTGCGAATATATGACAAACGGCGTGGTAGTTGTTCTGGGCTCTACCGGACGCAACTTCGCCGCGGGCATGAGCGGGGGCGTGGCGTATGTATTTGATGAGCTTCAGCTTTTTGATACGCTTTGCAACCTGGATATGGTTGATCTGGAAAGCGTCTGGCATGATGAAGATAAGACCCTGCTCAAAAACATGATTACACGTCACTATGAAGAAACCGGCTCGCAGCAGGCCCGGTACATCCTCGATTCGTGGAGAGATATGGTCGGGCGTTTTGTGAAAATAATGCCGGTCGATTACAGAAAGGCTCTCGAGAGGCTCAAGAACAGAGACCAGAGAAGCAATGACAACAGTCCTGCTACAGAGGAGGTTTATAACAATGGGTAA